Proteins encoded by one window of Pseudomonas sp. LS44:
- the xerC gene encoding tyrosine recombinase XerC yields the protein MQAELAAYLEHLRSERQMSAHTLDGYRRDLDKVRDFCEGEQLSSWSALDVRSLRRLIAKLHQQGQASRSLARLLSAVRGLYKYLNREGLCSHDPASGLSPPKGERRLPRTLDVDRASQLLDGAVEDDFIARRDQALLELLYSSGLRLTELTSLNIEQLDLAAGLVEVRGKGNKVRVLPVGSKALDALQTWLPLRALSNPLDGAVFVSQKGRRLGPRAVQLRVRQAGVRELGQHLHPHMLRHSFASHMLESSQDLRAVQELLGHADIATTQIYTHLDFQHLSKVYDSAHPRAKRRSEPE from the coding sequence ATGCAAGCTGAACTGGCTGCCTATCTCGAACACCTGCGCAGTGAGCGGCAGATGTCGGCGCATACCCTGGATGGCTATCGGCGCGACCTGGACAAGGTCCGGGACTTCTGTGAAGGCGAACAACTGAGCAGCTGGAGCGCGCTGGATGTGCGCAGCCTGCGCCGCCTGATCGCCAAATTGCACCAGCAAGGTCAGGCCAGTCGCAGCCTGGCGCGCCTGCTCTCGGCGGTGCGCGGGCTGTACAAATACCTGAATCGCGAAGGCCTGTGCAGCCACGATCCGGCCAGTGGCCTGAGCCCGCCAAAAGGCGAGCGGCGCTTGCCGCGCACCCTGGACGTCGACCGAGCCAGCCAACTGTTGGACGGCGCCGTCGAAGACGATTTCATCGCCCGCCGCGACCAGGCCCTGCTCGAATTGCTGTATTCCTCCGGGCTGCGCCTGACCGAGCTGACCAGCCTGAACATCGAGCAGTTGGACCTGGCGGCTGGCCTGGTCGAAGTGCGCGGCAAGGGCAACAAAGTGCGGGTATTGCCCGTCGGCAGCAAGGCACTCGACGCCCTGCAAACCTGGCTGCCATTGCGCGCGCTGAGCAATCCGCTCGATGGCGCGGTGTTCGTCAGCCAGAAGGGCCGCCGCCTCGGCCCCCGGGCCGTGCAACTACGGGTCCGCCAGGCCGGCGTGCGCGAGCTGGGCCAGCACCTGCACCCGCACATGCTGCGTCACAGCTTCGCCAGCCATATGCTCGAGTCCTCGCAGGACTTGCGGGCCGTGCAGGAGCTGCTCGGCCATGCCGACATCGCCACCACGCAGATTTACACGCACCTGGACTTCCAGCATCTGTCCAAGGTTTATGACAGCGCCCATCCCCGGGCCAAGCGCCGCAGCGAGCCAGAATGA
- a CDS encoding HAD family hydrolase → MSIRLITFDLDDTLWDNRPVILGAEAAMRDWLTVHAPRLAAEPVEHLWGIRSQLLAAEPTLRHRLSELRRRTLLHALEGLDYSHAEASQLAQGAFEAMIEARHRITFFPETVPTLELLANRYHLGVITNGNADVRRLGLADYFQFALSAEELGIGKPAPQPFREALRRAGVAAEQAVHVGDHSGDDIQGARSVGLRAVWFNPAGQAWNGDEPADAEIASLGELPALLRSWE, encoded by the coding sequence ATGAGCATTCGCCTGATCACTTTCGACCTCGACGACACGCTGTGGGATAACCGCCCGGTGATCCTCGGCGCAGAAGCGGCGATGCGTGACTGGCTGACCGTGCATGCGCCGCGCCTCGCTGCCGAGCCGGTCGAACATCTGTGGGGTATCCGCAGCCAACTGCTGGCCGCCGAGCCGACGCTGCGCCATCGCCTCAGCGAGCTGCGCCGACGTACCTTGTTGCACGCCTTGGAAGGCCTCGATTACAGCCACGCCGAAGCGAGCCAACTGGCCCAAGGCGCCTTTGAGGCGATGATCGAGGCGCGCCATCGCATCACTTTCTTCCCGGAAACCGTGCCGACTTTGGAGCTACTCGCCAACCGTTATCACCTCGGTGTGATCACCAACGGCAATGCCGACGTGCGCCGCCTGGGCCTGGCCGACTACTTTCAGTTCGCCCTCAGCGCCGAAGAGCTCGGCATTGGCAAACCCGCCCCCCAACCGTTTCGCGAAGCACTGCGCCGTGCGGGCGTCGCGGCCGAGCAAGCGGTGCATGTTGGCGACCACTCCGGCGACGATATCCAGGGCGCCCGTTCCGTCGGACTGCGTGCGGTATGGTTCAATCCCGCCGGCCAGGCGTGGAATGGCGACGAGCCGGCCGACGCAGAAATTGCCAGTCTCGGCGAACTACCGGCGCTGCTGCGCAGCTGGGAGTGA
- the sutA gene encoding transcriptional regulator SutA yields the protein MSDEDLEQDELDGGAEDDGEELAAADDGDAEADDGDDRGEVTAKPGKKAKAAVEIEELPSIEAKQKERDALERAMQEFLARGGKVQEVEPNVVADPPKKPDSKYGSRPI from the coding sequence ATGAGCGATGAAGATCTGGAACAAGACGAACTGGACGGTGGCGCGGAAGACGACGGCGAGGAGCTGGCGGCTGCCGATGACGGTGATGCCGAGGCAGATGACGGTGATGATCGCGGTGAAGTAACGGCTAAACCAGGCAAGAAGGCCAAGGCTGCCGTAGAGATCGAAGAACTGCCCAGCATCGAGGCCAAGCAAAAGGAGCGCGACGCTCTGGAACGTGCCATGCAGGAGTTTCTTGCACGGGGCGGCAAGGTCCAGGAGGTCGAGCCCAATGTGGTCGCCGACCCACCCAAGAAGCCGGACAGCAAGTACGGTAGCCGGCCGATCTGA
- a CDS encoding secondary thiamine-phosphate synthase enzyme YjbQ, with translation MWQQRLIHLPPRSRGFHLITEEITAALSELHVCRIGLLHLWLRHTSASLTVNENADPAVRRDFERFFNRLAPQQASDYEHDDEGPDDLPAHFKASLLGCQLSLPISGGRLALGTWQGIYLGEHRDHASGRQILATLHGEAI, from the coding sequence ATGTGGCAGCAGCGCTTGATCCACTTGCCGCCGCGCTCGCGCGGCTTTCATCTGATCACCGAAGAAATAACGGCGGCACTTTCGGAACTGCATGTCTGTCGAATCGGTCTGTTGCACCTGTGGTTGCGCCATACCTCGGCTTCGCTGACGGTCAACGAGAATGCTGATCCAGCGGTACGCCGTGATTTCGAGCGATTCTTCAATCGCCTGGCACCGCAACAGGCCAGCGATTACGAACATGATGACGAAGGTCCGGACGATTTGCCGGCGCACTTCAAAGCCAGCCTGTTGGGCTGCCAGTTGAGTCTGCCGATCAGCGGTGGGCGCCTGGCGCTAGGAACCTGGCAAGGAATCTATCTGGGCGAGCATCGCGATCACGCGAGCGGGCGCCAGATTCTTGCCACGCTACATGGCGAGGCAATTTGA
- a CDS encoding ammonium transporter, with product MTLRKFAGLGALLSLVTPGLAMAADEVVLNSGDTAWMLTATALVLFMTIPGLALFYGGMVRSKNILSVMMQCFAITGLISVLWVIYGYSIAFDTTGMEQGVVNFNSFVGGFGKAFLAGLTPASLTMAFPESVFIVFQMTFAIITPALIVGAFAERMKFSAMLIFMAVWFTLVYAPIAHMVWSGNGGLMWDWGVLDFAGGTVVHINAGIAGLVACLVLGKRKGYPTTPMAPHNLGFTLIGAAMLWIGWFGFNAGSAVAANGTAGMAMLVTQIATAAAALGWMFAEWVTHGKPSALGIASGVVAGLVAITPAAGTVGPMGALVIGLAAGVICYFCATSLKRKLGYDDSLDAFGVHGIGGIIGALLTGVFAAPALGGFGTVTDIGAQVFIQFKGVAFTVVYTAIVTFVILKVLDLVMGLRVNEEEETVGLDLAQHNERGYNL from the coding sequence ATGACTCTGCGTAAATTCGCAGGGCTAGGAGCCCTGTTGTCCCTCGTTACCCCCGGCCTGGCCATGGCCGCCGACGAGGTTGTGCTAAATAGCGGTGATACCGCGTGGATGCTCACGGCCACCGCTCTTGTCCTGTTCATGACTATCCCCGGCCTGGCGCTGTTCTACGGCGGCATGGTGCGTTCCAAGAATATTCTGTCGGTAATGATGCAGTGCTTCGCCATCACCGGTCTGATCAGTGTCCTGTGGGTCATCTATGGCTACAGCATCGCGTTCGATACCACTGGCATGGAGCAGGGCGTCGTTAACTTCAACTCCTTCGTCGGCGGTTTCGGCAAGGCGTTCCTCGCCGGCCTGACTCCGGCCAGCCTGACCATGGCCTTCCCGGAAAGCGTGTTCATCGTCTTCCAGATGACCTTCGCCATCATCACCCCGGCGCTGATCGTCGGTGCCTTCGCCGAGCGCATGAAGTTCTCCGCCATGCTGATCTTCATGGCCGTGTGGTTCACCCTGGTCTATGCACCGATCGCGCACATGGTCTGGTCCGGCAACGGCGGCCTGATGTGGGACTGGGGCGTGCTGGACTTCGCCGGCGGCACCGTGGTGCACATCAACGCTGGTATCGCCGGTCTGGTGGCCTGCCTGGTGCTGGGCAAGCGTAAAGGCTACCCGACCACCCCGATGGCCCCGCACAACCTCGGTTTCACCCTGATCGGCGCCGCCATGCTGTGGATCGGCTGGTTCGGCTTCAATGCCGGCTCCGCGGTCGCTGCCAACGGCACCGCCGGCATGGCCATGCTGGTTACTCAGATCGCCACTGCTGCTGCCGCTTTGGGCTGGATGTTTGCCGAGTGGGTCACCCACGGTAAGCCGAGCGCCCTGGGCATCGCCTCCGGTGTGGTCGCCGGTCTGGTCGCCATCACCCCGGCGGCTGGTACTGTCGGCCCGATGGGCGCCCTGGTGATCGGTCTGGCTGCAGGCGTGATCTGCTACTTCTGCGCCACCAGCCTGAAGCGCAAGCTGGGCTACGACGACTCCCTGGATGCCTTCGGCGTCCACGGTATCGGTGGCATCATCGGCGCGCTGCTGACTGGCGTGTTCGCGGCACCGGCCCTGGGCGGCTTCGGCACCGTGACCGACATCGGCGCGCAAGTGTTCATCCAGTTCAAAGGCGTGGCCTTCACCGTGGTCTACACCGCCATCGTCACCTTCGTGATCCTCAAGGTGCTGGATCTGGTGATGGGGCTGCGGGTTAACGAAGAAGAAGAAACCGTCGGTCTCGACCTCGCTCAGCACAACGAGCGTGGCTACAACCTGTAA
- the glnK gene encoding P-II family nitrogen regulator, producing the protein MKLVTAIIKPFKLDDVRESLSEIGVQGITVTEVKGFGRQKGHTELYRGAEYVVDFLPKVKIDVAIADDQLDRVIEAITKAANTGKIGDGKIFVVNLEQAIRIRTGETGTDAI; encoded by the coding sequence ATGAAGCTAGTCACTGCCATCATCAAGCCGTTCAAGCTCGACGACGTGCGTGAGTCGTTGTCCGAGATCGGCGTGCAAGGCATCACTGTCACTGAAGTCAAAGGCTTCGGGCGTCAGAAGGGCCACACCGAGTTGTATCGCGGCGCCGAATACGTTGTTGATTTCCTGCCTAAGGTAAAGATCGATGTGGCGATTGCCGACGATCAACTCGATCGCGTGATCGAGGCCATCACCAAGGCGGCCAACACCGGCAAGATCGGTGACGGCAAGATCTTCGTGGTCAATCTGGAACAGGCCATTCGTATCCGTACCGGCGAAACCGGCACAGACGCAATCTAA
- a CDS encoding accessory factor UbiK family protein → MLPPKAFLDALASQAARLFSSEGPLPHTEIESQFKALLQSAFSKLDLVSRDEFDSQMAVLARTRSRLEALEAKVAELEAKQNPPAS, encoded by the coding sequence ATGCTGCCACCCAAAGCCTTTCTCGATGCCCTCGCTAGCCAAGCCGCCCGGCTGTTCAGCAGTGAAGGCCCACTTCCCCACACCGAGATCGAAAGCCAGTTCAAGGCCTTACTGCAAAGTGCCTTCAGCAAACTGGATTTGGTCAGCCGCGACGAATTCGATAGTCAAATGGCCGTTCTGGCGCGCACCCGTAGTCGCCTGGAAGCCTTGGAAGCGAAAGTTGCCGAGTTGGAAGCCAAGCAGAATCCGCCCGCCAGCTGA
- a CDS encoding YifB family Mg chelatase-like AAA ATPase, with product MSLAIVHSRALVGVEAPAVSVEAHLANGLPSLALVGLPETSVKESKDRVRSAILNSGFDFPPRRITLNLAPADLPKDGGRFDLAIALGILAASGQVPGEALGELECLGELALSGAVRAVQGVLPAALAARAAGHTLIVPRANAEEASLASGLKVLAVDHLLELAAHLNGSQPLMPYQAQGLLRRTPPYPDLAEVQGQHSAKRALLVAASGGHNLLLSGPPGTGKTLLASRLPGLLPPLDEAEALEVAAIHSVASHAPLEAWPQRPFRQPHHSASGPALVGGGSRPQPGEITLAHQGVLFLDELPEFDRKVLEVLREPMESGHIVIARARDKVRFPARFQLVAAMNPCPCGYLHDPSGRCRCTPEQIQRYRSKLSGPLLDRIDLHLTVARETTSLQAPPEPGQDSASVAARVATARQLQMRRQGCANALLDLPGLRRHCLLSVEDQSWLEQACERLNLSLRAAHRLLKVARTLADLDQREAIARAHLAEALQYRPSSALA from the coding sequence ATGTCCCTGGCTATTGTTCACAGCCGTGCCCTGGTGGGCGTCGAAGCGCCCGCCGTCAGCGTCGAAGCCCATTTGGCCAACGGCTTGCCGTCGCTGGCCCTGGTCGGCCTGCCGGAAACCAGCGTGAAGGAAAGCAAGGACCGCGTGCGCAGCGCGATCCTCAACTCCGGCTTCGATTTCCCGCCCCGCCGCATCACCCTCAACCTGGCTCCTGCCGACCTGCCCAAAGACGGTGGACGTTTCGATTTGGCCATCGCCCTCGGGATTCTCGCCGCCAGCGGCCAGGTGCCTGGCGAGGCGCTTGGCGAGCTCGAGTGTCTTGGCGAACTGGCGCTGTCCGGCGCGGTACGCGCAGTCCAGGGCGTGCTGCCGGCGGCGCTGGCCGCGCGCGCGGCGGGGCACACGCTGATCGTGCCGCGGGCGAATGCCGAGGAAGCCAGCCTGGCCTCGGGTCTCAAGGTGCTGGCCGTCGACCACCTGTTGGAACTCGCCGCACACCTCAATGGCAGCCAGCCGCTAATGCCCTATCAGGCCCAGGGCCTGCTGCGGCGCACCCCGCCGTATCCGGACCTGGCCGAAGTGCAGGGCCAGCACTCGGCCAAGCGCGCCCTGTTGGTCGCCGCCAGTGGCGGGCATAACCTGCTGCTCAGCGGCCCGCCCGGCACCGGCAAAACCCTGTTGGCCAGTCGCCTGCCCGGGCTGCTGCCGCCCCTCGATGAAGCTGAAGCGCTGGAGGTCGCGGCGATTCATTCGGTGGCCAGCCATGCCCCGCTGGAAGCCTGGCCGCAGCGACCGTTTCGTCAGCCGCACCACAGCGCCTCCGGCCCGGCCCTGGTCGGCGGGGGCAGCCGGCCGCAGCCGGGGGAAATCACCCTGGCGCACCAAGGCGTATTGTTTCTCGACGAATTGCCGGAATTCGATCGCAAGGTGCTCGAGGTCCTGCGCGAACCCATGGAGTCCGGCCACATCGTCATCGCCCGGGCGCGCGACAAGGTGCGCTTCCCGGCGCGCTTTCAATTGGTCGCGGCGATGAACCCCTGTCCGTGTGGCTATCTGCACGATCCCAGCGGACGCTGCCGTTGCACCCCGGAACAGATCCAGCGCTATCGCAGCAAGCTGTCCGGGCCGCTGCTCGATCGCATCGACCTGCACCTGACCGTGGCCCGCGAGACCACCTCGCTGCAGGCGCCGCCCGAACCCGGCCAGGACAGCGCCAGCGTGGCCGCCCGCGTGGCAACGGCGCGGCAACTGCAGATGCGCCGCCAAGGCTGCGCCAACGCGCTGCTCGACTTGCCCGGCCTGCGCCGGCATTGCCTGCTCAGCGTCGAGGACCAGAGCTGGCTGGAGCAAGCCTGCGAGCGCCTTAATCTGTCCCTGCGCGCGGCCCATCGGCTGCTCAAAGTGGCCCGCACCCTGGCCGATCTAGACCAGCGCGAGGCCATCGCCCGAGCACACCTGGCCGAAGCGCTGCAATACCGACCGAGCAGCGCACTGGCCTGA
- a CDS encoding SRPBCC family protein, with amino-acid sequence MLTVLIVLLVLLAGLAVVVARRPDTFHVERSALIEAPPVAVFAQINDFHAWHQWSPWARRDPAMRVEYLGPPTGEGAKYRWAGNKEVGAGSATIVLSRPGELVRMQLEYLKPFRMSSVAEFQLHPADAGTRVVWTLDGPSNFVSKAMGLVFNMDKMVGGDFELGLQQLRERVATTQH; translated from the coding sequence ATGCTGACTGTGCTGATCGTTTTGTTGGTGCTGCTCGCTGGCCTCGCGGTAGTCGTGGCGCGTCGACCGGATACCTTTCATGTCGAGCGCAGTGCGCTGATCGAGGCGCCGCCGGTCGCGGTGTTCGCCCAGATCAACGATTTTCACGCCTGGCATCAGTGGTCGCCGTGGGCCCGCCGCGATCCGGCGATGCGCGTCGAGTATCTGGGACCGCCAACCGGGGAAGGGGCGAAATACCGTTGGGCTGGCAACAAGGAAGTCGGCGCAGGCAGTGCGACCATCGTACTCAGTCGTCCCGGTGAGCTGGTGCGTATGCAGTTGGAGTATCTCAAGCCGTTTCGCATGAGCAGCGTCGCCGAATTCCAGCTCCACCCCGCCGATGCCGGGACGCGCGTGGTGTGGACGTTGGACGGGCCGAGTAATTTCGTGTCCAAGGCCATGGGCCTGGTGTTCAACATGGACAAAATGGTCGGCGGCGATTTCGAGCTGGGTCTGCAGCAGCTGCGCGAGCGGGTCGCGACGACCCAGCATTGA
- a CDS encoding nuclear transport factor 2 family protein, which yields MNSANPLHGDLAQLHALLDSWAQGFQAKDVDQVMSTYSEDIVAFDAIQQLQFKGRDAYRAHWQACMAMCPGLPTYAVSEQNISISGELAIAHYLGHCGGTDAEGNCQGGWSRVTQGFRKLNDRWLIFHEHFSFPVDIESGKALFDATP from the coding sequence ATGAATAGCGCCAATCCACTTCACGGCGATCTTGCCCAGCTGCATGCGTTGCTCGATAGCTGGGCGCAGGGCTTCCAGGCCAAGGATGTCGACCAGGTGATGTCCACCTACAGCGAGGACATCGTCGCATTCGACGCCATCCAGCAGCTGCAATTCAAGGGCCGCGACGCGTACCGGGCGCACTGGCAGGCGTGCATGGCCATGTGCCCGGGCCTGCCCACCTATGCAGTCAGCGAGCAGAACATCAGCATCAGCGGCGAGCTGGCCATCGCCCATTATCTCGGGCATTGCGGCGGCACCGATGCCGAGGGCAATTGCCAAGGCGGTTGGTCGCGCGTTACCCAAGGATTTCGCAAGTTGAATGACCGCTGGCTGATTTTCCACGAGCACTTTTCCTTTCCCGTCGATATCGAAAGCGGTAAAGCGCTGTTTGACGCCACGCCCTGA
- a CDS encoding DUF899 domain-containing protein — protein sequence MDRSDYPPVASREAWRQARLALLTKEKAFTAARDRLNAERRSLPMVAVQEDYRFQGPQGEVRLLDLFDGRHQLLIYHYMFHRDRGEGCPGCSYVVDNMGNQAHLHARGTTLVMVSRAPLAELEVFKRRMGWTIPWYSSFDSRFNYDFHVTLDESVLPVEYNYRDKAELQRLGLDYHLEGEQPGLSVFVRDGEQVFHSYSTYGRGLDLLDGTSNYLDLTPFGRLEGWDGMPDLNGEGKFWVKLHDQYGQAPVAAHDCCVAQSTS from the coding sequence ATGGACCGTAGTGACTATCCGCCCGTGGCCAGCCGCGAAGCATGGCGCCAGGCGCGTCTGGCCCTGCTGACCAAGGAAAAAGCCTTTACCGCCGCACGCGACCGCCTGAACGCCGAGCGACGCAGTCTGCCGATGGTCGCGGTGCAGGAGGATTACCGTTTCCAGGGGCCGCAGGGCGAAGTCCGCCTGCTCGATCTGTTCGACGGCCGCCACCAGCTATTGATCTACCACTACATGTTCCACCGTGACCGGGGCGAAGGCTGCCCGGGCTGCTCGTACGTGGTCGACAACATGGGCAACCAGGCGCATCTGCATGCCCGCGGCACCACTCTGGTGATGGTCTCTCGCGCCCCGCTGGCTGAGCTGGAGGTCTTCAAGCGGCGCATGGGCTGGACGATTCCGTGGTACTCGTCGTTCGACAGCCGCTTCAACTACGACTTCCACGTGACCCTCGATGAGAGCGTGCTGCCGGTCGAATACAACTATCGTGATAAAGCCGAATTGCAGCGCCTCGGCCTGGACTACCACCTGGAAGGCGAACAGCCCGGCCTCAGCGTCTTCGTCCGCGATGGCGAGCAGGTGTTCCACAGCTATTCCACCTATGGGCGGGGTCTGGATCTGCTCGACGGCACCTCCAACTACCTCGACCTGACGCCCTTTGGCCGCCTGGAAGGGTGGGACGGCATGCCCGACTTGAATGGCGAGGGGAAATTCTGGGTCAAGCTGCACGACCAGTACGGCCAGGCACCTGTCGCCGCCCACGATTGCTGTGTGGCGCAGAGCACGTCCTGA
- a CDS encoding YciI family protein encodes MKYLLLVYADETTLHSAPDSPRDAECNDYCESVRVSGRLVAAEALEPVSSATTVRIRAGKQLITDGPFAETKEQLAGFYLVDARDLNEAIQLAAKIPPARVGSIEVRPVRELQL; translated from the coding sequence ATGAAATACCTGCTGCTGGTCTACGCCGACGAAACCACCCTGCACAGCGCGCCGGACAGCCCGCGCGATGCCGAATGCAACGACTACTGCGAATCGGTGCGCGTCAGCGGCCGGCTGGTCGCCGCCGAGGCACTGGAGCCGGTCAGCAGCGCCACCACTGTGCGCATCCGCGCCGGCAAGCAGCTGATCACCGACGGGCCGTTCGCCGAAACCAAGGAACAGCTCGCCGGGTTCTATCTGGTCGATGCCCGTGATCTCAACGAGGCGATCCAGCTGGCGGCGAAAATTCCCCCGGCGCGGGTCGGCAGCATCGAGGTGCGTCCGGTGCGCGAGCTGCAACTCTGA
- a CDS encoding RNA polymerase sigma factor: MPQQPPANHLVATVEAIYRDESRRVLATLIRLLGDFDLAEEALHEAFRAAMEQWPRDGVPANPRAWLVSAGRFKAIDGLRRQARFQPLDDVAEPAVAANETALDDEHLADDRLRLVFICCHPALAPDAQVALTLREVCDLTTEEIARAFLSPPSTVAQRIVRAKAKIREARIPYEVPGRGELAERLETVLRVVYLVFNEGYFASSGDSLTRSQLSAEAIRLGRLLVELLAEPEAQGLLALMLLHEARRPARLSVNGEPVLLEEQDRGLWDRQLIAEGDDLVLAALRSRRFGPYSLQAAIAAVHAEAPSVAATDWMQIVGLYDALLSVSPSPVVALNRAVAVAMRDGPQAGLALIDALLGGGELHDYHLAHAARADLCRRLGRSAEARAAYRRALELSQQGPDRQFLERRLAELDHG, encoded by the coding sequence ATGCCCCAGCAACCGCCCGCCAATCACCTGGTCGCCACCGTGGAAGCCATTTACCGCGATGAGTCGCGGCGCGTGCTGGCCACCCTGATTCGGCTGCTCGGTGATTTCGACCTAGCGGAAGAGGCGCTGCACGAAGCCTTTCGCGCCGCCATGGAGCAATGGCCGCGCGATGGCGTTCCGGCCAATCCGCGCGCCTGGCTGGTTTCGGCGGGGCGCTTCAAGGCCATCGACGGCTTGCGCCGGCAGGCGCGTTTCCAGCCCTTGGACGATGTCGCCGAGCCGGCCGTTGCGGCAAATGAGACGGCGCTGGATGACGAGCATCTGGCCGATGACCGCTTGCGCCTGGTGTTTATCTGCTGCCACCCGGCATTGGCGCCGGATGCCCAGGTGGCGCTGACCCTGCGCGAAGTCTGCGACCTGACTACCGAGGAAATCGCTCGCGCCTTCCTCAGCCCGCCGAGCACCGTGGCGCAGCGCATCGTGCGCGCCAAGGCGAAGATCCGCGAGGCGCGGATTCCCTATGAAGTGCCGGGGCGCGGCGAACTGGCCGAGCGCCTCGAGACGGTGTTGCGGGTGGTCTATCTGGTCTTCAACGAGGGTTATTTCGCCAGCTCCGGGGACTCGCTGACCCGCAGTCAGCTGTCCGCCGAAGCGATTCGCCTTGGCCGGCTGCTCGTCGAGTTGCTCGCCGAACCCGAGGCTCAGGGTCTGCTGGCGCTGATGCTGCTGCACGAAGCGCGGCGCCCGGCGCGCTTGTCGGTAAACGGCGAGCCGGTGCTGCTGGAAGAGCAGGATCGTGGCTTGTGGGATCGCCAGTTGATCGCCGAGGGCGACGACCTGGTCCTCGCCGCGCTGCGCTCACGGCGTTTCGGGCCGTACAGCCTGCAGGCGGCCATCGCTGCGGTGCATGCCGAAGCGCCGAGCGTGGCGGCCACCGATTGGATGCAGATCGTCGGCCTCTACGACGCCTTGCTGAGCGTCTCGCCCTCTCCGGTGGTGGCGCTCAACCGCGCGGTGGCGGTGGCGATGCGCGATGGGCCGCAGGCCGGCCTGGCGCTGATCGATGCGCTGCTGGGCGGCGGCGAGTTGCACGACTATCACCTTGCGCATGCCGCACGCGCCGACCTGTGCCGGCGCCTGGGTCGCTCCGCCGAGGCGCGCGCCGCCTACCGGCGTGCTCTGGAACTCAGCCAGCAGGGCCCGGATCGGCAATTCCTCGAGCGCCGCCTGGCCGAACTGGACCACGGCTGA
- a CDS encoding LysR substrate-binding domain-containing protein, translating into MMSRLPPLYALRAFEAAARHLSFTRAAEELAITQSAVSRHIRTLEADFACRLFERAGRGLRLTESGRLLLPGLRDGFAALERACASLRSEEGTLRLKAPSTLTVRWLLARLSRFRLRNPDIEVQLTSAWMDVDTVDFQHEPYDCAVLLSSGEFPEEWDSALLFEEWLIPVCAPEAAADGPWDVVRLQAAEQLHPTPDRRDWRQWLEAMQLSEQVPLKSGQTFDMLELGIVAAARGYGVSIGDLLMVAEDVAEKRLGLPWLTAVASGCRYYLVWPKARRGQERFRRLRDYLQAEVAAMQLPDVQRLA; encoded by the coding sequence ATCATGAGTCGCTTGCCCCCGCTGTATGCGTTGCGCGCCTTCGAGGCGGCCGCGCGGCATTTGTCGTTCACCCGCGCTGCCGAGGAACTGGCCATCACCCAGAGTGCGGTGAGCCGGCATATCCGTACCCTCGAGGCCGATTTCGCCTGTCGGCTGTTCGAGCGCGCCGGCCGTGGGCTGCGCCTGACCGAGTCGGGACGCTTGCTGCTACCCGGTCTGCGCGATGGCTTCGCCGCCCTGGAACGGGCCTGCGCCAGCCTGCGCAGTGAGGAGGGCACGTTGCGCCTGAAAGCCCCCTCGACGCTCACCGTGCGTTGGCTACTGGCGCGCCTGTCGCGCTTTCGCCTGCGCAATCCGGACATCGAGGTGCAGCTCACCAGTGCCTGGATGGACGTCGATACCGTGGATTTCCAGCACGAACCCTACGATTGCGCGGTGCTGTTGAGTAGCGGCGAGTTTCCCGAGGAATGGGACAGCGCGCTGCTCTTCGAGGAGTGGCTGATTCCGGTCTGCGCGCCCGAGGCGGCGGCCGATGGCCCCTGGGATGTGGTGCGGCTGCAGGCCGCCGAGCAGTTGCACCCGACCCCCGATCGCCGCGACTGGCGCCAGTGGCTGGAGGCCATGCAGCTCAGCGAGCAGGTGCCGCTGAAAAGCGGACAAACTTTCGACATGCTCGAACTGGGCATCGTCGCCGCCGCGCGCGGTTACGGCGTGTCGATCGGTGATCTGCTGATGGTCGCCGAAGACGTCGCCGAAAAACGCCTCGGTCTGCCCTGGCTGACGGCGGTCGCCAGTGGCTGCCGCTATTACCTGGTATGGCCGAAGGCGCGCCGCGGCCAGGAACGCTTCCGCCGCCTGCGCGACTATCTGCAAGCCGAAGTGGCGGCGATGCAGTTGCCCGACGTGCAGCGCCTGGCGTGA